The Fusobacterium necrophorum subsp. necrophorum genome includes the window TTTTTCAACTTCTCTAAAATCATTTCTCCCAACTCTCTTGTAGTAATTTCATTTTTTAAGGTATTTTGAATATTTTTTTCCACTTCATATACAATTTTTTCTAAATCTTCTCTACCAATATTTCGTTTGACAGTTGCAAAAGTCAAGCCCCTCATAACTTTTTCTCGGTCGAAAAGAACCCTTCTTTGATCTTTTTTTATCACATACAAAGGAACTTCTTCCACTCGTTCAAAAGTACTAAATCTCCTTTGACAAATAACACATTCTCTCCTTCTCTTTATGGAATTTCCTTCCAAATATGAACGACTGTCGACTACTTTAGTGTCTTCTGAGCCGCAAAATGGGCATCTCATAAAC containing:
- the nrdR gene encoding transcriptional regulator NrdR: MRCPFCGSEDTKVVDSRSYLEGNSIKRRRECVICQRRFSTFERVEEVPLYVIKKDQRRVLFDREKVMRGLTFATVKRNIGREDLEKIVYEVEKNIQNTLKNEITTRELGEMILEKLKKIDQVAYVRFASVYKEFDDVKSFLELIEEMEREKK